Within the Candidatus Melainabacteria bacterium RIFOXYA2_FULL_32_9 genome, the region TTATTTCCATATTTCTTGATATTAGAGATCACTTCCGGGACTATTTCGATCTCGGGAAATTCTTTATATTGGAAAAAATTCTGGTTTAATTCATTTATATTTATTATTTTCATAATACACCAATTAAATTGCAGACAGGAAAGTCAAATAAACTTTTTATTTTCTTCTGGATTCGAGCTGATCAAGCAGATCATCTATAGTTACGTCATTTTTCACCATAAGAGTTAATACAAAGTATAATAAATCTGCAACTTCCCAGGTTAATTCATCTTTTGTTCTGGAATGAATTACCTCGAAAGCTTCTTCATTAATTTTACGCTTCAACAGCATCTCATCTTCAAATAATTTAGCTGTATAAGAACCTTCAGGAAGGTTTTTTAGTCTTTCCATCAGGACATTATAAAGAGATTTTAGGTTAAATTCTTTATCTTCAAAGCAGGAATATCGTCCCGTATGGCATGCCACGCCTTTTTGATCAACTGTGTAGAGTAAAGCATCTTTATCGCAGTCATATTTAGCTGTAATTAGTTTTTGTGTATTACCTGAAGTGTCTCCTTTTGTCCATAAAGCGTTTCTTGACCTAGAGAAATAAGTTGCTAAGCCTGTTTCCNNNNNNNNNNNNNNNNGAGCAATTGTAGGAATAAGGCCATTACCTTTTTTGAAGTCCAGTATTGCACAGTAAGCATCAGATAAGTTGATTTTACCTGTATATATACTCATGCCAAGCTGACAGCTTGCATTTATTTTATCTAATTCTACAATTTCATCAATTGAGCTTATCCCACCTGCTGCAACTAGCTCTTTATTGGTGATTGCTCTGACCTGTTTAATGGCATCAAGGTCAGTTCCGGTCATTGTACCTTCTTTTTCCACTATTGTGTACAAATAGCCTGAACATAGAGTATCAAATCTTTTTACAAAATCTGCTGGTGTTGCATTTGTCTCATTCATCCAGCCTTCATTCACTATTTTACCTTTATTAGCATCGATAGCTACAATCACTTTATCTTTAGGGAGTAAACTTAAGAAATATTCTGAAGCCTTTGTCCCTATTATTATTTTAGTAGCCCCGTATGAAAGTATTTCTTTAGCTTTCTCAACTGATCTTATCCCACCGCCAACTCTACAAGGAACCATTTTGCAAAGTTTTTTAATTATCTCTAAGTTGCTGCCTTTACCCATTGCTGCATCAAGGTCGATTACGGCAATTTCTCCAAATCTTCCAAAATATTCTGCGAGTTCAAATATATCTTCTCTTTCAAGGATTTTCTGTTTGCCTTGTTTGAGCTGTACTGCTTTTCCATCCATTATATCTATGCTTGGTATGATCATAATGTTATATCCTCGATTCTATATTATCGTACGGGTATTCCCTGATTGCTTAAAGATTCCTTTAAGTCTTTTATTGTTAGAGTATTGTAGTGAAAAATTGATGCTGCCAGAGCCGCATCTGCTGAACCATTTGTGAAAACATCTATAAAATGTTCAACTATTGGCCCTGCTCCACCTGAAGCGATAACAGGTAGGTTTGAATTCAGTGATACCATAGATGTTAATTCAAGGTCAAAACCTTTTTGAGTTCCATCAGCATCCATAGAAGTAAGAAGAATCTCACCTGCACCAAGTTTTTCTATGGTTTTTATCCAGTCTCTAACTTTTATATCTGTTTTTTTCTGTCCTGCATTAATGTATACATACCAATCATCAGGCTCTCTTTTGGCATCAATTGCAATTACGACACATTGAGAACCAAAAGATTCTGAGGCCTGAGTAATTAAATCGGGATTGATAACCGCCGCTGTATTCAAACTAACTTTGTCTGCGCCGGCAAGAAGGATATTTCTAATATCTTCTAAGGTTCTTATTCCTCCTCCAACAGTGAAAGGAATAAAAACTTGTCTGGCAACATTTTCTACCACACTAAGCATAGTTTTTCTGCCTTCATTAGTTGCGGTTATATCAAGAAAAACCAGTTCATCAGCCCCCTCATCAGAATATCTTTTAGCAAGGCTGACAGGATCACCGGCATATTTCAAATTCTGGAAGTTAATACCTTTAACAGTTTGACCATCTTTTACATCAAGGCATGGGATTATTCTTTTAGCCAGCATATTTTTACCTGTTAATTAAACTAATACTTAATTATATCTTACGTGAAAATTTAATAGTGAAGGATTTATTAAATTAATTAGAAATTTCGAGCCATTTTTTAATGTAATTGCAGCCAATTTCACCACTTCTTTCAGGGTGAAACTGGAATGCAAAAATGTTTTTATGCTCAATTGCAGCTCCAAAGTTAAAGTAATAATCTGTATATGCAGAAATAATACTCGTATCCTCTGGAATTATATAGTATGAATTTACAAAATACACATAATCATCAGTTAATATATTATTATTTAGCGTTGTTTTAAGTTTATTCCAGCCAATATGTGGTACTTTGCCCCATTTAAATCTTTCGACTTTGCCTGGAATAATGCCTAAGCCCTTACATCCTGGAGCTTCTGCACTTTCTTCAAACAATACTTGAAGGCCAAGGCAAATGCCAAGGAAAGGCGTTCCGGATTTAATTGTTTCAATCAAGCTTTCGGTTAATCCTTTTGAATTCAAAGATTCCATAACCTGACCGAAGTGTCCAACCCCAGGAAAAATTATTCTTTTAGCGTTAATGATATCTTCTTTTTTATCAGTAACAATATATGGCGTTTCAAGAACATCAAGTAAATTAGTTATGCTCTTTAAATTTCCAGCTCCATAATCTACAATGGTTACGCTCAAATCTGATTAGTCTCCTGTTAAAAATTTTATATAGTACCTTTTGTCGATGGGATACTTTCAGCATGTTCTTTATTGATGCTGCAAGCTGTATTTAAAGCTCTTGCAAATGCTTTAAATATTGATTCTATTATATGGTGGGTGTCTTCTCCATATAATAGGCTTATATGTAATGTAGATAAGCTTCCAACAGAGAAACTTTGAAAAAAGTGATTTGTTAATATAGTTTCAAAATCTCTAACCCGTTCTTCTGTCATTTTAGCATCAAAATTACAGTATGGTCTTCCACTTAAGTCAATAGAACATAAGGTCAAAGCCTCGTCCATAGGTATAGTAGTATAGCCATAGCGATTTATTCCTTTTTTATCACCAAGAGCTTTTTTAAATGCTTCTCCAAGGGCAAGACTTGTATCTTCAACTATATGATGTGGGTCATTATCGTGTGATTTTACTTCTATTTCAAGATCAAAGTATCCATGGGAAGATAATTGATCAAGCATATGGTCAAAAAATTTAATGCCTGTGTTGATTTTCTTTGATCCTGTTCCATCTAAATTAAGTTTGATACTTATTTCTGTTTCAAGGGTTTTTCTCTCTACCTTGCTTTCACGCATAATTGAAGCTCCTATTTAACGGTGCCGATTAAATCTTCTACATTATTCAATATTACCATGGCGCCTTCAGATAACAGTTTATTTCTTAAACCTTCACTTTTATCTTGGGGAGGAAGAATTCCTACCCCATTTACTCCTGCTTTTCTTGCAGAAATCATATCATCAGGTGTATCACCAAAATAGTAAGTGTTTAAGGGGGTTATTTGTTTTAAAATATGGTTTATTCCATATGGATCAGGCTTATGGAATCCATCAGGTACATCATCCATAGTTATCACTATAGAGAAAGCATCTTCCAGGTTCCATCTTTTAAGCACAAANNNNNNNNNNNNNNNNNNNNNNNNNNNNNNNNNNNNNNNNNNNNNNNNATAATTCCTGAAATTTATCAACAATGTCTTGCTTAGGAACATTAAAGCCTGAATTTTTAAGTAAAAATTCAGTTAAATCCCAGTCATTATTAAGTCCACCTTGATTTTTGGCTAGTTGAATCTCTTTAGGAGTAATATCTTTATTCGAAAAATGCTTATAAGTCTCCTTTATTGCTATTCTATAGGAGTTTGTTGTATCAATAAGTACCCCATCCATATCAAATATCAATAAATCACGGTCTTTTAAAATATTTAAGAGTATTTGTGTTTGTTCTGGAGCTGGTATGCTTATTCTGAAACAACTTGGAATTTCAGGGTTATTCTGGAAGTATTTAACTTTTATTCCTGAATTCAAAAGTCTTTTATATATAAAATCAGCTTTATCCCCAAAATCTACAAGTAAAAAGTTACCTTCACTTGGGTAAACTGCCTTAGATAAACCTTTTAATCCATCAATTAAAATATTTTTAGACTCCAGCACCTGCTGTTTAACGAGTTCAATATGCTCTTTATCATCAAGAGCTGCAATAGCAGCTTTAGCAGCAAGTGTATTAACACTATATGGGCTTATTATTCTTTTTAAATAATCAATATTTTGCTTGTTAGTTATAATATAACCAAGTCTTAGTCCAGCCAAAGCAAAGTCTTTAGACATTGATCTTGTTATAATTACATTATTATACTGGCAAGCCAGGTCAGTAAATTTTTCTTTAGCAAAGCTTGAATAAGTTTCATCAATTAAAATTATACTATTTGGAGCCGCATTAATAATTTTCACTAAATTATCTTTTGATATTGTGTCTCCAGTGGGACTATTGGGTGTTGTTATTATTATTAATCTGGTTTTTTCGTTAATGCTTTTAAGGAAATTATCTATAGGAAATACCCATTTTTCTTCATATTTAACTTCCAGATAATTGCACCCGGATGTTTTTGCATAAATTTGCGGCATGGAAAATGTGGGGGTTACTGTTAAGACAGTATCTCCAAACTCAATAAAGGTATCAAAAATATACTTTATAGCTTCATCAGCCCCATTGGTGGGCAAAATCATCTCGGGAGATATTTCATTATATTCAGCAATTTTACTTATAAGTTTTCCATATGCCGGATAGAACTGGAGATCTTCTTTGCTTATATCCCTTAAAGCTTCAATTACTCTTGGGGATGGGCCTATTATATTTTCATTTAAGTCCAGCTTCATTAAGTAATTATCTAAATATAATGGAGGTTCATAGCCTTGAGCGTCTAATATAGCTTTTTTAGGTTGAATCATATTTACCTCTAGTTAAATTCTTCCGTGAGCTCTGATGATGATTCTAGGCCGTGAACAGTTTTCCCCCAATCCATAGTTCTTTGCATAAATATTATTTTAAATACAATAAATGAAACTAGCGGGGGCCATATAATAACTACATAAATTACCGTTTCTATAGCCTGCTTTATTGCCTGGAACAGACCCAGCTTATTATATTTTCTTAAACTATAAATTAATCCAAATAAGAAGAAAATAAATATAGCTGGAATTACTGTAAGAGAGCTAAGAATATTATGCTCAACCCCTCTAATGATTTTAAAACCTTGAATACACCATTCAAATACCAGCCAGAGAGGGAGTACAAATTCTGAGATATAGGCTAACATATCAAGACTTACTCTAAGTGAAACATCTCTTGAGAATAAAACAGGGGTAAAGTAATCTAAATATCTTCTAATACTGCCTTCCACCCATCTTCTTCTTTGTTTTAAAAGAGGTAAAAATTTCACTACACCTTCTTCATAAACCTCTGTATCTATGCAGAATCTAATATCCCAGTTTTTGAGATGTAATCTTGTTGAAATATCAAGATCATCGGTAATTGAGTAGTTATTCCACCCTTTTACATCTATTAGTGCCTCTTTTTTGATTAATTGTCCGTTTCCTCTAAGTTCTACTGCACCTCTTATAGCATCTCTACCACGCTGAAAGTGAGTATCTAGAGCATATTCATTATTTTGGCATCTTGTAAGTAAATTAATATCTTTATTACTGATAACTTTTCTTGCCTGAACTGCTCCTGTATCAGGATCTGCCAGGTAAGGAAGAATTTTTTTGAAAAAATCAGGATTAATTTTTGCATCAGCATCAAATACACATATAACTTCACCCTGAACGGTCTGAATAGCCTCGTTTAAAACAGCCGATTTCCCAGGAAAAGCATCTTCTTTCCTGGTATAATACTTAACTTTTTCAGGATATTTCTGGCTAAGTTTGTTTAAAACAAAAGCAGTATTATCAGTGCTTCTATCGTCAATAACAATAATTTCATATTTATTGTAGTCCACTGATAATATATTTAATAATGTATTTTCTATTACATTTTCTTCATTATGTGCTGGTATTAAGATACTTACAAATGGCTCATAGGTATTATCGAGTTTTATAGGATGTTTTTTCAATTTTCTTTTTTGATGATATTGTGCAGTCTGAATTAAAATTGCATAAAATGCCATAAACCCAAGTACAATATAAATAGAAGACGGTGCCGGGATATATTTTTGGAAGATAATTAGAAATATCCAAAGAAAGATTATCAATATGGCTAATGTTATTCTATCTTTCAATTTTTTCTTCCTTTTTCTGATTTTTATATTTTAACTTAAATTGTAATTTAAAAATTATGTAGTGTAAACTAATAAAGCATTCGTGCAGAATATTCTCGAAGCACTTTAGCTGCTACTTTTCGGCCTTGTATTTCTTTTGCCATATCCGCAAATTTTTTAGCATTTTCGCTAAATTTTGACTCATTAAGCATCATATTAATAGTTGTACTTAATTTATCGGGAGAAAGCTCATCATATTTTAATACCGTTGAGACTTGTAATTCAGACATTCTTTGAGCGTTGTTTTCTTGCTCTATTTGTTTAAAATCTGGTATGACTATTGACGCTTTACCTAGAGTCATTAGTTCCATAGCAGTACTGTGCCCAGCTTGAGTAATTACCAAATCAGATGCTTTTATATATTGGGCTAAACTTGAGACCATCCCAACAATTCGTACATTATCAGGTAGATTTTCTACATTAAAATTTGTAAATATATCAAAATTTATATCAGGTAAGATCCTTGCTACTTCTATAACGTTGTCAAGAATTGGTCTTCTATATGCATGTCCACCTAATGTTACTACAATATAAGGCTTGGATTTGTCCGGGTATTCAATAGGTATAATCTCTTCTCGGTCCCAACTCACAAGTGGTCCTACAAATCTTGTACGCTTTTTAACTTTATAATTTTGACTTAGATTAGGAAAGCAAATTGTATAAGGTGGGGGAAAATCAGGTATTAATATTTCTTCAGCTGAACTTAACCAGGTTTTCATTATCCAANNNNNNNNNNNNNNNNNNNNNNNNNNNNNNNNNNNNNNNNNNNNNNNNNNNNNNNNNNNNNNNNNNNNNNNNNNNNNNNNNNNNNNNNNNNNNNNNNNNNNNNNNNNNNNNNNNNNNNNNNNNNNNNNNNNNNNNNNNNNNNNNNNNNNNNNNNNNNNNNNNNNNCAACAGAAATAAAAATGCTGACTAAACCGAAATCAAGATCTTTCAAAAAAGGGAAAAAAACAGCTGGGAGACCGAAAACAACCAGAATTAAAAATGCTGGGAACTTCAAAACTAAGCTAGAGATCAAAAGCACGCAAATCCAAGACACAGCGAATAAAAGAGCCAAGATCTGATCGCTTTTTGAATCGACACCGTCAGTATAAACCAATTTATAAAGAAAGAAAGAAAGCCCCAGAAACAAAACCAA harbors:
- a CDS encoding imidazole glycerol phosphate synthase subunit HisF gives rise to the protein MLAKRIIPCLDVKDGQTVKGINFQNLKYAGDPVSLAKRYSDEGADELVFLDITATNEGRKTMLSVVENVARQVFIPFTVGGGIRTLEDIRNILLAGADKVSLNTAAVINPDLITQASESFGSQCVVIAIDAKREPDDWYVYINAGQKKTDIKVRDWIKTIEKLGAGEILLTSMDADGTQKGFDLELTSMVSLNSNLPVIASGGAGPIVEHFIDVFTNGSADAALAASIFHYNTLTIKDLKESLSNQGIPVR
- a CDS encoding imidazole glycerol phosphate synthase, glutamine amidotransferase subunit, which codes for MSVTIVDYGAGNLKSITNLLDVLETPYIVTDKKEDIINAKRIIFPGVGHFGQVMESLNSKGLTESLIETIKSGTPFLGICLGLQVLFEESAEAPGCKGLGIIPGKVERFKWGKVPHIGWNKLKTTLNNNILTDDYVYFVNSYYIIPEDTSIISAYTDYYFNFGAAIEHKNIFAFQFHPERSGEIGCNYIKKWLEISN
- a CDS encoding imidazoleglycerol-phosphate dehydratase, translated to MRESKVERKTLETEISIKLNLDGTGSKKINTGIKFFDHMLDQLSSHGYFDLEIEVKSHDNDPHHIVEDTSLALGEAFKKALGDKKGINRYGYTTIPMDEALTLCSIDLSGRPYCNFDAKMTEERVRDFETILTNHFFQSFSVGSLSTLHISLLYGEDTHHIIESIFKAFARALNTACSINKEHAESIPSTKGTI